Proteins from one Juglans microcarpa x Juglans regia isolate MS1-56 chromosome 6S, Jm3101_v1.0, whole genome shotgun sequence genomic window:
- the LOC121237353 gene encoding serine/threonine-protein phosphatase PP-X isozyme 2: MSDLDRQIEQLKKCEPLKESEVKALCLKAMEILVEESNVQRVDAPVTICGDIHGQFYDMKELFKVGGDCPKTNYLFLGDFVDRGFYSVETFLLLLALKVRYPDRITLIRGNHESRQITQVYGFYDECLRKYGSVNVWRYCTDIFDYLSLSALIENKIFSVHGGLSPAILTLDQIRTIDRKQEVPHDGAMCDLLWSDPEDIVDGWGMSPRGAGYLFGGSVVTSFNHSNNIDYICRAHQLVMEGYKWMFNSQIVTVWSAPNYCYRCGNVAAILELDENLNKQFRVFDAAPQESRGTPAKKPAPDYFL, translated from the exons atgtCAGACCTAGACAGGCAAATAGAGCAGCTGAAGAAATGCGAGCCTCTTAAGGAGTCCGAGGTCAAGGCTCTCTGCCTCAAAGCCATGGAAATCCTCGTCGAAGAGAGCAACGTTCAAAGGGTCGACGCCCCTGTCACA ATATGTGGTGACATCCACGGACAGTTCTACGACATGAAAGAACTTTTCAAAGTAGGAGGTGATTGCCCAAAGACTAACTACTTGTTTCTTGGAGATTTTGTTGACAGAGGATTTTACTCTGTGGAGACATTTCTGCTTCTATTAGCCTTGAAG GTGAGGTATCCAGATCGGATAACTCTGATTAGAGGGAACCACGAGAGCCGTCAGATCACGCAG GTATATGGATTCTACGACGAGTGCCTTCGTAAATATGGATCTGTGAATGTTTGGAGATATTGCACTGATATATTTGATTACTTAAG TCTATCAGCGCTcattgaaaacaaaattttcagTGTCCATGGAGGACTCTCTCCTGCCATATTAACATTGGATCAG ATACGAACAATTGATCGGAAGCAAGAAGTACCTCATGATGGTGCTATGTGTGACCTCCTGTGGTCTGATCCCGAAGATATTGTGGATGGTTGGGGTATGAGTCCCCGTGGTGCTGGTTATCTATTTGGTGGCAGTGTTGTGACTTCTTTTAACCATTCAAACAACATTGACTACATATGTCGTGCCCATCAGTTGGTAATGGAAGGCTATAAATGGATGTTCAATAGCCAGATAGTTACAGTCTGGTCAGCTCCAAATTACTGCTACAG ATGTGGTAATGTAGCTGCAATTCTTGAGCTAGATGAGAATCTCAACAAGCAGTTTCGTGTGTTTGATGCTGCTCCACAG GAATCAAGAGGGACACCTGCGAAGAAACCTGCAccagattattttttatga
- the LOC121236708 gene encoding uncharacterized protein LOC121236708 gives MNSSADHLMVNGPTWSLQTQSASMAKSEEEYKLPNLTSAKVKGTIDASTSQAATQMGMSFVQAPSPGNSHNEIAKLIHKLLQPQHPEHPKWIPQSMDYMNKALTCQMCQLNINEVYNHVLLCDACEKRNHFKCLQPNQNGIPRDTNHVDSVSDIKIPDARENQGNNSASSIKNVGEKPFAGVSINVTLKPLSVGSSSVNSIQHVQDCELSTREEISFEEKIDPPAKVSAKVGNNSYHSLPSHNSHVDWRDLLNYAEVPLKNHPDNDLIVKEPQKAHVRENIDHTSGYDAKQDDQLVSQANPSRGFQTLMGAIEHSGSPSDGLCGVEWIDNVV, from the exons ATGAATTCTTCTGCAGATCACCTGATGGTGAATGGTCCTACATGGTCCTTACAAACCCAATCTGCCTCAATGGCTAAAAGTGAGGAAGAATACAAGCTGCCAAATCTTACTTCTGCCAAAGTTAAGGGAACCATTGATGCAAGTACATCACAAGCTGCCACTCAAATG GGCATGAGCTTTGTCCAAGCGCCTTCACCTGGTAATAGTCACAATGAAATTGCTAAGCTTATTCATAAGTTATTGCAACCGCAGCATCCTGAACATCCTAAATGGATTCCTCAGTCAATGGATTACATGAATAAGGCTTTAACTTGCCAAATGTGCCAGCTTAACATCAATGAGGTGTATAATCATGTACTTCTCTGTGATGCTTGTGAGAAAAGAAATCACTTTAAGTGTTTGCAGCCGAATCAAAATGGAATACCCAGAG ACACCAATCATGTTGATTCAGTATCTGATATAAAGATTCCAGATGCAAGAGAAAACCAAGGAAATAACAGTGCATCAAGCATAAAAAATGTGGGTGAAAAACCTTTTGCTGGAGTGTCCATAAATGTCACTTTGAAACCTCTTTCTGTTGGCTCATCAAGTGTAAATTCCATTCAACATGTTCAAGATTGTGAATTATCAACACGTGAAGAGATatcatttgaagaaaaaatagatccTCCTGCTAAAGTATCTGCAAAGGTTGGTAATAATTCTTATCACTCCCTGCCCTCACACAACTCACATGTTGATTGGAGAGACCTGTTGAACTATGCTGAGGTTCCATTAAAAAATCATCCAGACAACGACCTTATTGTCAAAGAACCACAAAAAGCTCAtgtaagagaaaatattgaccATACTTCAGGATATGATGCTAAACAAGATGACCAACTTGTATCACAGGCAAATCCTTCTAGAGGTTTCCAAACTCTTATGGGGGCTATTGAACATTCTGGGTCTCCTTCAGATGGTTTGTGTGGTGTAGAATGGATTGATAATGTTGTGTAA